The Cervus elaphus chromosome 12, mCerEla1.1, whole genome shotgun sequence genome includes a region encoding these proteins:
- the LOC122705323 gene encoding olfactory receptor 4F6-like produces the protein MYARNDTSVSEFVFLGLSTSRPVQHFLLAFSTVFYVTIVLGNLLVVFAVTFDPHLHSPMYFLLANLSFIDLCLSTLTVPKMISDLYSEHKTVSFQGCVTQIFVLHTLGGSEMVLLTAMGFDRYVAICKPLHYLTIMSPRVCHLLLCGAWAIGLIHSVVQLAFVIHLPFCGPNEIDNFYCDLPWFIKLACIDSYRMEFMVTANSGFISVGTFFLLIFSYVFILVTVWKRSSGGLHKALSTLSAHISVVVLFFGPCIFVYMWPFPIVPVDKFLAILDFLVTPILNPAIYTLRNKDMKMAMRRLCGQFLSLKIS, from the coding sequence ATGTATGCAAGAAATGACACTTCAGTGTCTGAATTTGTTTTCCTGGGACTTTCTACCTCTAGACCAGTGCAGCATTTCCTCCTTGCCTTCTCTACAGTGTTTTATGTAACAATTGTTCTGGGGAATCTCCTTGTTGTGTTTGCAGTGACCTTTGACCCTCATCTGCACTCCCCCATGTACTTCCTTTTAGCCAACCTCTCATTCATTGATTTGTGTCTTTCTACCTTAACGGTGCCTAAGATGATCTCTGACCTGTACTCTGAGCACAAAACCGTATCCTTCCAGGGGTGTGTCACCCAGATATTTGTCCTTCACACCCTGGGTGGATCTGAGATGGTGCTGCTCACTGCCATGGGCTTTGACCGATAcgtggccatctgtaagccccTGCACTATCTGACCATCATGAGCCCACGGGTGTGCCATTTGCTTCTGTGTGGTGCTTGGGCTATTGGCCTCATTCACTCAGTGGTCCAGTTAGCTTTTGTGATCCATTTGCCTTTCTGTGGCCCTAATGAAATCGACAACTTTTACTGTGACCTTCCTTGGTTTATCAAACTTGCCTGCATAGATTCCTACAGAATGGAATTCATGGTCACTGCCAACAGTGGGTTCATATCCGTGGGCACTTTCTTCTTGttgattttctcctatgttttcattCTGGTCACTGTGTGGAAACGCTCTTCAGGTGGTTTGCACAAGGCCCTCTCCACTCTGTCAGCACACATCTCTGTGGTGGTTTTGTTCTTTGGACCATGCATCTTTGTTTACATGTGGCCATTTCCTATAGTGCCAGTGGATAAGTTTCTTGCCATTTTAGACTTTTTGGTTACACCCATCCTGAATCCTGCCATTTACACATTGAGGAACAAAGACATGAAGATGGCTATGAGGAGACTGTGTGGTCAGTTTTTGAGTTTGAAGATCTCTTAA
- the LOC122705667 gene encoding olfactory receptor 4F6-like, translating into MYERNDSSVSEFVLLGLSTSRPVQDFLLAFSTVFYVTIVLGNLLVVFAVTFDPHLHSPMYFLLANLSFIDLCLSTLMVPKMISDLYSGCKTISFQGCATQIFVLHTLGGSEMALLTAMGFDRYVAICKPLHYLTFMSPRLCLLLPCGAWAIGLIHSLVQLAFVIHLPFCGPNEIDSFYCDLPWFIKLSCIDSYRMEFMVTANSGFISMGTFFLLIMSYIFILVTVWKRSSGGLHKALSTLSAHISVVVLFFGPCIFVYMWPFPTVPVDKFLAILDFLVTPILNPAIYTLRNKDMKMAMRRLSCQLLSLKISK; encoded by the coding sequence ATGTATGAAAGAAATGACTCTTCTGTGTCTGAATTTGTGCTCCTGGGGCTTTCTACCTCTAGACCAGTGCAGGATTTCCTCCTTGCCTTCTCTACAGTGTTTTATGTAACAATTGTTCTGGGGAATCTCCTTGTTGTGTTTGCAGTGACCTTTGACCCTCATCTGCACTCCCCCATGTACTTCCTTTTAGCCAACCTCTCATTCATTGATTTGTGTCTTTCTACCTTAATGGTGCCTAAGATGATCTCTGACCTGTACTCTGGGTGCAAAACCATATCCTTCCAGGGGTGTGCCACCCAGATATTTGTCCTTCACACCCTGGGTGGATCTGAGATGGCACTGCTCACTGCCATGGGCTTTGACCGATAcgtggccatctgtaagccccTGCACTACCTGACCTTCATGAGCCCACGGTTGTGCCTTTTGCTTCCGTGTGGTGCTTGGGCTATTGGCCTCATTCACTCACTGGTCCAGTTAGCTTTTGTGATCCATTTGCCTTTCTGTGGTCCTAATGAAATCGACAGCTTTTACTGTGACCTTCCTTGGTTTATCAAACTTTCCTGCATAGATTCCTACAGAATGGAATTCATGGTCACTGCCAACAGTGGGTTCATATCCATGGGCACTTTCTTCTTACTGATTATGTCCTACATTTTCATCCTGGTCACTGTGTGGAAACGCTCTTCAGGTGGTTTGCACAAGGCCCTCTCCACTCTCTCAGCACACATCTCTGTGGTGGTTTTGTTCTTTGGACCATGCATCTTTGTTTACATGTGGCCATTTCCCACGGTGCCAGTGGATAAGTTTCTTGCCATTTTAGACTTTTTGGTTACACCCATCCTGAATCCTGCCATTTACACATTGAGGAACAAAGACATGAAGATGGCTATGAGGAGACTGAGTTGTCAGCTCTTGAGTTTGAAGATCTCTAAGTAA